One window from the genome of Dermacentor silvarum isolate Dsil-2018 chromosome 7, BIME_Dsil_1.4, whole genome shotgun sequence encodes:
- the LOC119459523 gene encoding uncharacterized protein LOC119459523, protein MVSFAQAKSLYESCVSNAECSRDNPNVQCVDFLCYCPLPYVLTEDRRCLAPPGYGHVAAVVTPVIMLSLTAVLGIAYLYHRVYRDSWVPAEPHVVVVPSTATIPQSGTTPTQPKPRYIRGLPFVASPPASPQPTPEERPSDGSDHTGSPSSGATPKRAASPSPASPRYASSGDALQKGCVTVAVCKGITIRTLAPEPPGPV, encoded by the exons ATGGTCTCATTTGCACAAG CCAAGTCCCTGTACGAGTCGTGCGTGAGCAACGCCGAATGCAGCCGGGACAACCCGAACGTGCAGTGCGTCGACTTCCTCTGCTACTGCCCGCTGCCATACGTGCTCACCGAGGACCGACGCTGCCTGGCAC CTCCCGGATACGGTCACGTGGCTGCTGTAGTGACGCCCGTCATCATGCTTTCCCTGACAGCGGTGCTGGGGATCGCCTACCTCTACCACCG GGTGTACCGCGACAGCTGGGTCCCTGCCGAGCCGCACGTGGTGGTTGTACCGTCCACCGCCACCATTCCGCAATCGGGGACGACACCGACGCAGCCAAAGCCGCGTTACATCCGGGGACTGCCCTTTGTTGCCAGCCCTCCTGCCTCGCCGCAG CCAACGCCGGAAGAGCGCCCAAGTGACGGCAGTGACCACACGGGCAGCCCTTCGTCGGGGGCCACACCAAAGAGAGCAGCGTCCCCGAGCCCGGCGTCTCCCCGGTACGCCAGCAGCGGCGACGCGCTTCAGAAGGGCTGCGTGACCGTCGCCGTGTGTAAGGGCATCACCATCCGTACGCTCGCGCCAGAACCACCGGGGCCAGTTTGA